The nucleotide sequence GTGAACTTCAGCAATTATTCCCGATGATCTTTTTTACAGAGACTAATTCAGCTGACCGCTTACACGAGGTTGACGAAACTTCTTACGATATTATTTTTTCTACTGTACCTCTCACACTTACTGATAAGAAAAAGTCTCTCTATGTTCTGCATCCAATCATGACTGACTTGGAAAAAAATCAGCTGATCAATCAAGTACAAAGAGATTGGCTGATACCAGGATTTTCAATGCCTTCTGCCCAAGAATTGTTGTCGGCGCTACTGCCTTATATCGAATTAAAAGAAGGCGTAGACGAAGAAAAGCTCTATCAAGTATTAAATCGTAAAATGAACAAACTTTTAGAAAAGAAGGAGGATCAACGTCCTATGCTATCTGAATTATTAACAGAAGAAATGATCCAATTATCGGATCAACCAAAAAACTGGCAAGAAGCAATCACATTTGCCGCACAGCCGCTATTATCAGAAAATAAAATAGAAGAAAGTTATATCAAAGCTATGATCGAGCGCGTGGAGCAGTATGGTGCGTTTATCCATATTGGCGATCACATCGCATTACCTCATGCTCGTCCAGAAGATGGCGTAAACGAAGTAGGGATGTCTTTGCTGAAACTTCAACAACCTGTGGATCTGCTTGATAATCCAGCCCATCCCATTAGTTTGTTCATCTGTTTAGCTGCTATCGATAATGAGGCACATCTTCGGGCTTTGGCAAATTTAACAAAGCTACTTTCTAATAAACAAAATCTTCAAGATTTATTACACGCATCAACAAAAGAAGAAATATTAGCGATCATAAGAAAAGGAGACGAATGATATGAAAATTTTTGCAGTATGTCAAAGTGGATTAGGAACAAGTTTTATGGTAGAGATGAACATCAAACAAGCACTTGCAGATCTTGGAGCAGATGTGGACGAGTTTGAAGTAAGTCATACGGATGTTGGAAGTGTATCTAGCGATATGGCTGATTATTTCTTCATTGAGCATTCTTTGAAAGATACGCTAACTTCTATACCTGATGAAAAGCTCGTACCTTTGCAATCGATCATTGACAGCGAAGAAGTAAAAGAAAAAGTAACGAAGATCTTGTCAAAAGAATAAAAATGATTCAAGGGAGGAACTATCAATGGATAAATTGTTGAATTTGTTTGTGTCAATCGTCAGTCAGCCCTCCATCCTCGTTTCTTTGATTGCACTGCTTGGTCTCGTTCTTCAGAAGAAGAAATTTTCAGAAGTGATCCAAGGAACTATCAAAACATTTGTCGGATTCCTAGTACTGATCGGCGGTGCTGGTTTAATCAGTAATTCACTAACCCCTTTTGCTTCGATGTTCCAAACAGCTCTGCATACTCAAGGAGTAGTTCCTAGCAATGAAGCAGTAGTGGCGATTGCTTTGCAACAATACGGTACACCTACTGCTTTGATCATGCTAGTAGGGATGATCGTGAATATTTTACTTGCTAGATTCACAAGATATAAATTCATTTTTCTTACAGGTCAAGCAATGCTTTATGTTTCTTGTCTAACAGCAGTCATTTTAGTAAGCGCGGGGTTTACTGCAAATTTGTGGATGATCTTATTAGGCGGGGTCTTCGAAGGAACACTATTAACTATTACGCCTGCTCTTTGTCAACCGTTTATGAAGAACATCACTGGAAACAATCAAGTTGCGTTAGGGCATACCGGAAATATCGGTTATGCTTCTAGTGGATGGATCGGAAAGTTTTTTGGAAACAAAGACCGTTCTACAGAGGACATAAAGATTCCTAAAAGTTTCAGCTTTTTGCGAGATTCTACTGTATCGATCATGCTCTTGATGTCGATCGTATATGTCGCACTTGCTTTGTTAGCTGGTCCTGGATTTGTTGAAAGAGAACTAAGCAATGGAGACAACGCTGTAATCTTTGCACTGATCCAAGCTGGAACATTCACAGCTGGGTTTGTTATCGTCCTTCAAGGGGTTCGAATGGTGTTGGCAGAAATCGTTCCAGCATTCCAAGGGATTGCTAAAAAACTCGTACCCGATTCTAAACCAGCATTAGATGTTCCTATCGTTTTTCCATATGCACCTAATGCTGTATTAATTGGCTTTTTTGTTAGCTTCTTTGTAGGAACACTATCCATGTTTGCTATGATAGGCTTGCAAACTACAGTTATCATTCCTGGGGTAGTAGGACATTTCTTCTGCGGAGCTGCTTCTGGTGTCTTCGGCAACTCGACTGGCGGTAGAAGAGGGGCGGTATTAGGTTCTGCTTTCAATAGCTTATTGATTAGTTGGCTGCCATTATTTATCCTTCCAGTATTAGGAGATCTTAAAATCGCTTCTTCTACATTTGCCGATACTGATTATCTAGTACCAGGACTTGTACTTGGGAAACTAGGAGAATACGGTCAAATAGCCTTGACAGTTGGAATCATCGCTTTCTTTTTACTTGTCGTATTATCTAGCTTTCTTTTTGCCGGAAAAAGAACAAACATTGTTTCTAAAGAACAGAATTAAGCAAACTTCAAAATAAAAATTGCTTGGACAATATCAGAAGAAGATTTAAAGTCTTCTGATATGTCGCAAGCAGTTTTTTGTTTTATGCATTTATTTTTGAATAGCTTGTTAAGACAAGTGGCTGTTTTGCTAGAAGAGGATAACTTTTACCATTCATTTTCACTGTTCCGCCTGTTCTATCAGAAGTAATCACGATCTTATCTTTTGTTTTTTCAAGCGAAATCTTTCCATCTTTGATAGGTAGCGTACAATTCAGTGTTTCAAATGAATCTAGATTAGGTTGTATCATAAATTCTTCATAACCTGGCTTTGTTGGATACAAACCGATAAAATAGCGTCCTAAAAGATAGATTGGGCTTGCTCCCCATGCATGGCATAAGCTTTTTCCATAAGGATCTCCATACATACTGTACTTTTCATTTCCTGTTTGAGTAGGGTCGTATTCTTCCCAGAAAGTTACCGCATCATGAGATAACATCCCTCCCCAATAATCAAGAATCGTTTGGTAGACGATATTCGTCTGTCCGAGTTTGCATAAAGCATCTTGTTCATAGAATTTGAAATATGGAGTAGTAATCTGTGTGATAGTGTCATTCAATAAGACATTCTTTAAGATCGATTGCTGTTGGTCTTTGTTAGCAAAATCGAATAAAACAGCGAAAATATTCGCATGACGCGTCACATTTCTTCTCCCAGATTCATAGCAATCGATAAAAGCGCCAAGTTCTTCATCCCAAAAGTAGTCAAATAGGTTTTGTTTCAATAGTTGATATTTTTCTTGATAGAGATGAGTATGATAATTTTCGTTCTCTCCATATGTTTCAGCTAAGATATCTCTGCAAGTGATCATGGAATGATAGGCTTTCAGTAATAAGACTTGTTCTGCAGCAAGCGTTCCTTCTTTATCCATTTCAGACCAATCAATAAATATCCAATCTTTTGCTCTCCCATAAATAAACCCTAATTCATTCGTTTGCTCCATCAAGTATCTCATTAATGATTGCATCTTAGGGTAGACGATGCGTAAAAATTCATAGTCTTTCGTCATCATATAGTGGTTTTCGATACCAATCAACCACAAGATCGAATAGTCAACGATAGTATTCATATGCTGCTTGATTTCATTTTGTCCTCTTAATGCTAATATCGTTCGTTTATTGATTTCCTCGTCAAAAAAAAGATATTGATTGATCATGAATGATTGATACGCATCTCCAGACCAAATCCAGCGATCTCGTTTGATACCGTCGATAAAAAACAAATCACTACATAACTTGAAGGTTTCTTCTGATACTGACCAGATCTGATTCAGTAAAGAAGAATCGCTTGAAAAAGCAGCTTGTTTCGAAAGAGATAAAAATTCATGAAAAACTTGAAGTTGAACCATTCCAGTAGAAACCTCTGGTATAAACAAATAGCGAAAAGCGCGTTTACGAGCTTTCATTTTTCTTGTCATTCCTATTTGCTTATAGTAGCAATAATC is from Enterococcus faecium and encodes:
- a CDS encoding PTS ascorbate transporter subunit IIC; this encodes MDKLLNLFVSIVSQPSILVSLIALLGLVLQKKKFSEVIQGTIKTFVGFLVLIGGAGLISNSLTPFASMFQTALHTQGVVPSNEAVVAIALQQYGTPTALIMLVGMIVNILLARFTRYKFIFLTGQAMLYVSCLTAVILVSAGFTANLWMILLGGVFEGTLLTITPALCQPFMKNITGNNQVALGHTGNIGYASSGWIGKFFGNKDRSTEDIKIPKSFSFLRDSTVSIMLLMSIVYVALALLAGPGFVERELSNGDNAVIFALIQAGTFTAGFVIVLQGVRMVLAEIVPAFQGIAKKLVPDSKPALDVPIVFPYAPNAVLIGFFVSFFVGTLSMFAMIGLQTTVIIPGVVGHFFCGAASGVFGNSTGGRRGAVLGSAFNSLLISWLPLFILPVLGDLKIASSTFADTDYLVPGLVLGKLGEYGQIALTVGIIAFFLLVVLSSFLFAGKRTNIVSKEQN
- a CDS encoding PTS sugar transporter subunit IIB, coding for MKIFAVCQSGLGTSFMVEMNIKQALADLGADVDEFEVSHTDVGSVSSDMADYFFIEHSLKDTLTSIPDEKLVPLQSIIDSEEVKEKVTKILSKE
- a CDS encoding family 78 glycoside hydrolase catalytic domain; translated protein: MTNEKHKDRWLWYPGDFEIRHGLLQNFQREERGFDWPAYWYMDDCHRNVKFKRYYFLDQPSMFKVTIQGVGYVEINGQKHPCGKWLTCPAGKAKIRIFVGHTSGLPAMFIEGDEVKSDIGWTASNFIEEYPAGWSPLYVDIAKDPNQIYYQKECVHPVTETEIGGGILFDFGRAVNGCVELISLDDHIESITLCYGESDVEAMDIDYCYYKQIGMTRKMKARKRAFRYLFIPEVSTGMVQLQVFHEFLSLSKQAAFSSDSSLLNQIWSVSEETFKLCSDLFFIDGIKRDRWIWSGDAYQSFMINQYLFFDEEINKRTILALRGQNEIKQHMNTIVDYSILWLIGIENHYMMTKDYEFLRIVYPKMQSLMRYLMEQTNELGFIYGRAKDWIFIDWSEMDKEGTLAAEQVLLLKAYHSMITCRDILAETYGENENYHTHLYQEKYQLLKQNLFDYFWDEELGAFIDCYESGRRNVTRHANIFAVLFDFANKDQQQSILKNVLLNDTITQITTPYFKFYEQDALCKLGQTNIVYQTILDYWGGMLSHDAVTFWEEYDPTQTGNEKYSMYGDPYGKSLCHAWGASPIYLLGRYFIGLYPTKPGYEEFMIQPNLDSFETLNCTLPIKDGKISLEKTKDKIVITSDRTGGTVKMNGKSYPLLAKQPLVLTSYSKINA